In Paenibacillus durus, the DNA window CGGCAGAGATCCTGGCGGCTTACGACAGAGGCGACATTCAGGCCGCCTGGTTCGGCACCGCGTTCTTCGACAAGGCGGAAAAGGTAGAGGGCTCCAAAGCGCTTAACGATCTATCCGCAATCAACATCCGAACAAAGGGATTTTTGGTCGCAAAAGCAGCTCTGATCAAGGATAATCCTCAAATCTCGGAGGGACTGAACAAGGCGCTGGCGGAGGCTTCCCAGTATATTGCCGATCATCCGGAAGAGGCCGCCGAGCTGGCCTTCAAAGAGGTGAAAATTCCAAAGGATAACGCGCTGCGGGAAATTAAGAATGAATGGGAATTCGACATCCGTTTCTCCCAGGAAGATTTGAACCAACTGGAAGAGATTAAGAAATGGAGCGTTGACAACGGCTATATCGAGCAGGATTTCAAGCTTGACGACAAGCTGGCGCTGGAAGGATTAAAGGAAGCTTTTCCGGATAAAGTGACTGCTAAATAAAAATAAGGGAGATGCATACAATGAGCGATTTGAAAAATCGGCTGCATGAGGAGCTTGCCATCAAGAATGCGTGCCAGGTTGAGGGGATAAACGCCGATCCCGCCATTTTTGAAGGGGCAGGGCTGGGTGACCAATACCAGGAACAAATCCAAACGCTGTTCGATTACAATCTGCATAATCATACGGGTGTTGTTCTGCCGGTGTGCTTCTATACTCCAGGAGGACTGCGGGTGGGCTACCGCTGGAACGACCGGTCTCCTTACAAGCTGCGCAAAGAGGGGAACCATTTCATCCTGTACCATGAGCGCAAGGAACTGTTTCCGGTAAGCTTGAAAAAGCGCCCCAAGTACTACAGCCTGAAGACGTCGGACGGCGCCAATATGAATCAGGTTGCGACTCACAACGGGGAAGGCGCCATCTTCGTCTCCTACAGCAACGAGTGCTTTCTGAAGGAAACCGGGCATGACTGCAAATATTGCAACATCAACTATACGCATGATACGTATGGGGAAGAGCATGGCGTAAGCTGGAAATACCCGCGCCAGATTGGCGAAACCGCTGCGGTCGCTTACCAAGAGGGAGCGAAGCATATTACCATCAGCGGAGGATTTATCCCTGAGCGGCGGGAGATTGATTACTACTTCGACGTGGCCGAGGCGATTCAAGAGCATACTGGGCTTGAGGACTTCAACGGTACAGCCGTAATCGGCGCGCCGCTGGATCTTAGCATCCTTGAGCGTTACAAAGATGCCGGCTACCGTACAATAGCCATGAATCTGGAGATATGGGACAAAAATATTTTTAATTCGGTCTGCCCCGGAAAGGTGATTCACTGCGGCGGCTGGGATCATTGGGTGAAAGCGCTGGAACGGGCTGCGGTCGTCTTCGGCCATGGCCGTGTCCGCTCCAATTTTGTCGGCGGCATGGAGACCAAGAAATCAACGCTGGAAGGCGTGAAATATCTTGCCTCCCAAGGGGTAATCGCCTATGCCGGAGCCTGGATTCCGAATCTCGGTTCGGAATATGAGGGCCATCGGTCGCCGCTTCCGGAGTGGCATCTGGACGTTGCGTATAAAATCGTCGATATTTTCCGCGGCGCCGGGTTTACCTATGAGCAGCTGTATGATTCCAGCGCCTCTGCAGACGGATTATGGAATGATATTTACAAAATTGAGGAGGAGCGGCTGCCGGTATTCAAGGGCGAACCTTCGGTTGTCTGATTTTTGCAGGAATAAGGGAGTAGGGATCATGATACCGGCATGAGGCCGGGCGAACATAAAAGCCAAGAGGCAGCCGAACCAATAGGTTCGGCTGCTCCCCTTGCACTTTGGTACATATGGATTGTTCTCTAAGGCGTACTGTCTTTTCGGCAGTATGCCTTATTTTTCGGCTATTTATGAATCAAGTAACATAATGGCGTTTCCCATGCAAAGATATTAAATAGTAGCCGGGGGGGGGGGGAGACGGGGGACCGACCGTTATTCAGAGAATCCAGGTGCGACCATGAAGCGGATCATGCAGAAAGCCTGAAATTATGCATCTTTTGGCCGCGTGAGAAAACCCGTTGTATCACACACCTGCGGATATACAGTTTTTTCCTATGTTCAGTCTTGTATTCAGCTGATACGGCCTTAAATTCCTGCATAAATTCAGGATTTCTCTATGTATGAAAGATTTGGATTTGAAAAACCTGCACTTTTAGCCCATTTGCCAGACGCTGAACTTCAATTACAGCGCGTGGCCTCATCCCTTGATTTTGGAGCGTCAAGAAGTACGCACCATGCCCGCAGCAGTACATCTCAACAGCGGGGCGTCCCGAACGGGAGTATCCCAAAAGGTAATGAAGTGACCTGGGAGGCTGCCTCAATTTTTTAGCTCTGGGAAAACAAAAAGATAGGATGAAGACACCGCTATCACCCTAGACTTCTCAACAAATCATCCTCTACGCCTATATCCGGCGCATCTACTTTTACTGAAGAATTATACGGTTGACCCAAATGCCAAGCCGGCCGGTCAAGGATGAATCCCTTGACCGGCCGGCTTGCTTTTTTTACATAATGGTTGTGTCCTTGAGACTTAAAATCCACTTCTGGAGCACCCTCATTTTGTCAACGGCTTCTCTTATCCAGCGAGCTGCTTGCCGTCGTACATATACGTCTTTTCCTGTCCGTCCACGATGGTCCGCAAATGCACGTTCCGGCCCCACAGCCGGTGAACGAGCGGAAGGGTGCGTTCGACGTATTTCCGGTCGAGCTCCAGTCCTTCATACCGGTTGTCGAGCAGCAGCTCGCCCCGGCCGTGCAGGTCGTCGTCCTTGACGGTCAAGTAGGGGAAGCCGCCGTTGGTCCGCGAACGGATCAGATTATCCTTGATTTCGGCGACGTCCTTGGCCGTTACTTTGTATACCCGCTCCTCCTGCTTGAAGACGAACAGATCCATCTCTTCCGCCAGCTCTTTCGTCAGATAGTTGCGGATGAACGACACGTCCGATTCCGTCTCCCGGATTTCAAACAGCGCTTTAAGTCCTTCCTTCTTCTCGATATGCCGCAGCATCATGAGGCCCAGATAGTACGGGTTGATCCGTCCCGGGGAAGGCTGGATGACGCCTGCATTCATTTTGGCAAATTCGACAATTTCCGAATCGCTGAGGTCAAGCTCGCGGACGAGCTTCAGATGCCAGTAGCTGGCCCAGCCCTCGTTCATAATCTTCGTCTCCATCTGCGGCCAGAAATAGAGCATTTCGGCACGGAGCATATACAGAATTTCCCTCTGCCATTCCTCAAGATACCGGCTATGGCCCGCGATATAGCCGATAACATCCTTCACTCCGCCGTCCGCTTCCCGGAAGCCTTCGGCTCGGCCGAACCGCACGAACGGATCAACATGCTCCTGAATGGCGATGCCCGCGTCCAGAAAGGCTTCGACCTCGTCCGAGCCGTATTCATGGCTGAACCGCTCGATGCGGTCGGCGAATACGGCCATGCGTTCAACCATCTGCCGGTCGGTGCCCGCGAACATGGCGTTATTTTTGAAGAAATCGCTGTGCCCCAGTACATGCGCCACAATCAGCTTATTCTGAAGCAGTGTATTGCTGTCCAGCAGAAACGCGTAGCAGGGATCGGAGTTAATCACCAGCTCGTAAATTTTGCTCAGTCCATGGTCGTATTCCGTCTTCATGCGCTGGTAGGCTTTACCGAAGCTCCAATGCGCAAAACGGGTTGGCATGCCGTATGCGCCGATGGAGTACAGCACCTCGGCCGGGCATACCTGGTAGCGCATCGGAAAGAAATCGAGCCCATGCTCCAGCGCAAGCTCCGTCAGGCGCTCCGCCGCCTGTTCCAGCTGTTCCGCTTCTTGATCGATCATAAGTGCCGCCTCCTCCTGACGTAAGAGATTGCCATGCCTTTAGCTTGCCGCCACCTCGTCGCCGAAGAACGCCTTCAGCGTCTTAAATACATCTTCCTTTTCCTTCAGAACCGCCTGTACAAAGGCGGGAGAATTCAAGCTCGCCAGCGACTCCCAGAGCCGCTTGCTGCCGTAGATATGCTGCCGGATTTCACCATAGCCCAGCATGTTGACCTTCTCCAGCAGGTCGCCCGCCAGCTTCACGGTTGCCGGATTATCGCTGTCGAGATTATCCCCGTCCGAGAAGTGGAAGGCGTAGGCGTTGAACTGGCCCGGTGGATAGTCCGCATCCAAAATCGTATGCGCAAGTTCATATACCGAGGAACATTTCGTTCCGCCGCTCTCTCCTTTGCGGAAGAAGGAATCCTCGTCCACTTCTTTCGCCTCCGTGCAGTGAGACAGGAACCGGATCTGCACATTCTCGTACTTGGTCCGCAGGAAACGGACCATCCAGAAGAAAAAGCTGCGGGCCACGTACTTCTCGAAGCTGCCCATCGATCCCGACGTATCCATCATGGCAAGCACGACGGCCGAGGACTGCGGCTTCCGGATATCCTCCCATGTCTTGAACCGCAGATCGTCGCCGATGATCGGGCCAAGGACCGGAACGGACGCGCCGGAATCCGGAATATACCCTGCGCTTTCCGCCGAGTGCAGCCCAAGGGTCAGTCCGAGCCGCGCCGCCGTTCCGGCGAGATCATTCGTGCCCGGAGCTGGAACGGCTCCGGCAGCTCCGCCCATGGCATCCGCGTCATAGCCGCCATAATCGGCGGTGGATTCCGACCACGCCGCCGCGCCTGCCGCTCCCGGCAGTCCTCCGCTTAGCGCCTGACGCTTGATCGCCTCGAACAGCGTGCGCTTTTTGTCCACGTTCGAGATCATGCCCTGCTTGCGGACGTCCTCGAACCGGACGTCTTCAACAGTCAGATCGGGAGCGGCCTTAGGCTTCAGCTTCGGCAGCTTCAAATCCTCGAACACGAGCTCGGCGAGCTCGTCGATCGTCAGCTCCGCCTCGTAATAGTCGGCGCCCGGCTGATCGCCCGCTTCGCGTCCCTTGCCAGGTCCCGCCGCCTCGCCGTCTCCCGCCTTGCCGATAATATCACCGACTTGCGTGCCGCCCTGTCCCTGTCCAACCTGCGGCTTGTCCTGGGTATTGTAGCGGAACTTCGGCTCATCCAGGCTGCGGATCGGAACTTTGATCACTTTATCGCCCTGGGGCATTATAATCGACTCTTCGCTGACAAGGTCGGCGAGATTTTCACGTATCGCTTCCTTTACTTTGCGCTTGTGACGCTCCTGGTCGATTTCTCCCTTGCGGTGCAGCGACCAGTCGTCGCGCGCGATCACGAACAATCGCTTGTCCATGCCGCCCACCTCCTGGAATAAATGGATTCTTCACTGAAAATGCAGTTGATCCGGCGTGCAATCGTACAGAAGAGGAACAAGGAAAAGGGGCGTACGGCCTTCATGGCCGTCACCCACAGGTTGATGCGGGAGGGAGTTCCAGCAGGACTGCTCCTTCCCGCTCTTTAAAGAGAAACGCTGCTGTAACGGCGAACACGTCCGCTGCCAAGGCTTGTCTGTTCCCCGTTACCGCTTCAGCAAGCTAAATACGATACGGGCAATTGCCCCTGACTATCGATTCAGCAGACTTCAACGCTCTGAGGCGGACCCGCCTCGTAACCGGTTCTTCAATCTGAATACGATACCGGGCAAACCCGCCTCGTCACCGATTCAGCAGACTGCCGACGTATTTCATCAGCTCATTGGCGCAAGTGGCGCAGTAGCCGTGATGGTCGATCAGGCGCCGGGAGACCTCGTTCATGCGCTTGAGCTGGCTCTCGTCCGGGTTGATCGTCGAGGTTGTAATTTTGATGACGTCTTTCAGATCGGCGAACAATTTTTTCTCAATGGCATCTTTAAGCGGCTCATGCGAGGTGTACTCGAACTGCCGGCCGCGGCGTGCGAACGACGAGATTTTGATCAGAATTTCTTCGCGGAACGCCCGCTTCTGGTTCTCGGTCACGCCAATCTGCTCCTCAATGGAGCGCATCAGCTTCTCGTCCGGATCATGCTCTTCGGAGGTGATCGGGTCCTTTATCTTGTGACCGCTGCAGTACGCCTCGACATTGTCCAGATAATTGTTGAGCATCGTATGGGCCGATTCCTCGAACGAGTAGACAAAAGCGCGCTGCACCTCGGTCTTCGCTTTATGATCGTACTCCTTGCGGGCCTGCGTAATCAGATTCATCAGCCGCTCGCGTTCTTCCTTGGAGATCGAAGGGTGCTGGTCGAGCCCCTCTTTGAGGGAGCGGAGCACATCCAGTGCGTTGATGCAGGACTTGCCGCCTTTGATCAGCGCGCTGGAAATGCGGTTGATGACATAACGGGGGTCGACCCCGGACATGCCCTCGTCGGGATGCTCCCGCCGCAGCTCGTCCACATCGCCCTTCTTCACGCCGTCGACTTCGACGCCGTCGTAGAGGTACATTTTTTTGACAAGATCAATGCCGGGCTTTCTTGGTTCTTTGAGACGGGACATCACGGTGAAGACAGAGGCGGCAAAGAGTGCTCCGGGTGCCAGATGCACCTGATTGTTCAGGCCCGAGGCGTCAACAAGCTTGCGGTAAATCCGTTCTTCCTGGCTGGCTTTCAGATTATAGGGTATACGCATGACAATCATGCGGGAGTGGAGGGCTTCATTCTTCTTATTGGAGATAAATGCGCGGTATTCGGTTTCGTTCGTATGGGCTATGATCAGTTCGTCGGCGGAGATGAGCGCAAATCGTCCCGCTTTAAAATTGCCTTCCTGCGTCAATGAAAGCAAATTCCACAGAAACTTTTCATCGCATTTCAGAATTTCTTGAAATTCCATCAGGCCGCGGTTGGCCTTGTTAAGTTCGCCGTCAAAACGGTAGGCCCTGGGGTCGGATTCGGAACCGTAACGGGTAATGGTTGAAAAATCAATGCTGCCCGTCAGATCGGCAATATCCTGCGATTTGGGGTCCGACGGAGCGAAGGTTCCGATTCCTGTCCGGTCGCTCTCCGAGAACAGAACCCTCATAACGGGCATGTCCTCAATCCGGCCTCCGTATTCACTTTCGAGCCTCATCCGGCAGACCGGGCAGAGATCGCCTTCGATATGCACCCCGTACTCCTTGCGGAATTCCTCGCGCAGCTCGCGGGGGATAAGATGGAGAGGCTCCTCCTGCATCGGGCAGCCTTTAATGGCGTAGAGCGCGCCTTCGGGCGTGCGTGTAAAAGATTCGAGACCGTTCTTCAGCAGGGTGACAAGTGTTGATTTACCGCCGCTGACCGGACCCATGAGGAGCAAAAGACGCTTGCGGACATCAAGCCGCTGGGCCGAAGGACGGAAATATTCTTCCACGAGCAGCTGAACGGCATCCTCAAGCCCGAACAGGGTTCCGCTGAAAAAAGCGTACTCCCGCCGGCCGTCCCCCAGCTCGGTTATACCTGCCGCCTCGATCATCCGGTAGACCAGTTCGTGCGCTGTCCCGGCGATTCGCGGATTCTCTCTAACAAGCTGCAGGTAATCGAGAAAGGAGCCTTCCCAGAAGAGATCATTCTCCTTGTCCCGATACGTTAGTAATTTTTCCAAGAACGTCATGCTTACCGCCTCCCTCTTTTAATGTCATTCGTGAAAGGATCAAGGTGACAGATGCAGCGCAAGTGTATAAAGACAGCGCGTCCATTCCGACAGAGCAGTAGAGACATAGTTCTTGCTTATTTAGTTGTCTATAAAGTGTAGCATAAACTCTATCATCTAGCGACAACAAAAATGTTATACGGGAAGTAGAAACAGGGAGTAAACAGGAATATTCACAAAAATTTTAAACAATTTTAAGGTTTCTTTGATATGTAAATTGACATTTTGATGAAAAATTTAGAAAAAGAGTCTTCATACGCCTGTGTTGTGTTATGTAAAATGACAAAGAGTGCGCCGCCCCTATGAGTTTCTTCATTTGTTCAATACGGAATAACGAATACAATTAGCGCCATATTCATTTAAAAATATTAAGGTTGGCGAATGAGCTGTTCGAGGCAGTATAGGCGGACATAGATGAGGGGCTCTCGTCTGAACAGGAGGATGAAGCTATGATTTACATTTCCGATGAAGCGATCGACCGGATGATCGGGGAAGATGTTCCGTACGTCGATCTGACGACCTGGGCGTTAGATATCGGCGAGAAGCCGGGAACCATCGAGTACTTCTCGAGAGAAGCTGCGGTGCTGTGTGGAACCGAGGAGGTGCTGCGCATGTTCGCCAAACTGGGGGTAACCCCGGTATTCAGCCTTCCGTCGGGAACGAAGGTTGAGCCCGGGCAGATATATCTGTCAGGTAAAGGCACGGCCCGTTCGCTGCATATGGCCTGGAAAGTAACGCAAAATTTGCTGGAATGCTGCTCCGGCATTGCAACCAAGACAAGACGGATTGTGGACAAAGTGAAGTCGGTCAATCCGAACGTTTCCGTGGTGAGTACGAGAAAAAGCTTTCCCGGAACCAAGGCGATGAGCGTCAAAGCGATTTTGTGCGGCGGCGCAGCACCCCATCGCCTGGGGCTGTCTGAGACGGTGCTGGTCTTCAAGGAGCATGCAAGCTTCTGCGGCGGACCGGATGCTTTCGTTGAGCGGATCAGTGAGCTGAAGTCCAAGGTCCCGGAGAAGAAGCTGGTCGTCGAGACGGATTCCATTGAATATGGTCTCCGTCTGTGCCGCGCCGGGGTGGACTGCCTGCAGTTCGACAAGCTGCCGCCGGATGTGCTGCTTGCGGGAAGTGCGGAGCTTCGGGCCGCGAATCCGAATGTGGTGCTGCTGGCGGCAGGAGGCATCGACGAGCATAATGCTGAAGCTTACGCGGCTTCCGGCGTGGATGTGCTGGTGACCACGAGCCTGTTCTTCGCGAAGCCGCTCGATATGAGCGTCCGGCTGCTGCCGGACGGGGAGTGAGCGGGCGACTGCATGCTGCCGCGAGTTCGCGGCAAGCGAGTGTATGTGTACAGGGAAAATAAAATAATGGACTGACCTCAAAAGGAAACAGCGGCGAACTAGGACTCAAAAAATGAAAGTCTTAGACTCCGCTGTTTTTTAGCTATAGTTTCCCCGTTAGCTTAACGTGCTTCTAGTGTACAAAATCCGGGAGCTAGGGTGTTTTTTTAAAAAAATGTAATCATTTTTATGTAAGTGTATATGTTTTGTTGAAAACAAACGAGTAATTGAAGTATATTTTTCAAGTAAACGTCTACACTTAACTGTATATGATTACATATTTTAAAATAGGTGGGGGGTGTCTTAACTTGGGGGATCTAGATTTTGATTATATAAAAAAGGGTTTTTTGAATGTTATTCAACAGTTAGGCTTGCACGAAGAAGAATTTTTTAATCTGGTTCGTCGTTATCCCAATATCAATAAACTAGACGATCTTATAGCAGTTATTAAAACTGAATGCGAAAGTAAGAAAGAGGCGGCAATCTATCCGGATATCATAGAGCTGTTTAGGGACTATAATGGGATTGTCAATACGAACATTCTTAAAGAAAAACAGATAAATTACTATCAGCTCAACAAGCTTGAAGCATTGGGTAAGATTGTTAAACTTAAACGTGGACTCTATGCTCTTAAAGATATCAATTACATGGTTGATGAGATTGTAG includes these proteins:
- a CDS encoding radical SAM protein, yielding MSDLKNRLHEELAIKNACQVEGINADPAIFEGAGLGDQYQEQIQTLFDYNLHNHTGVVLPVCFYTPGGLRVGYRWNDRSPYKLRKEGNHFILYHERKELFPVSLKKRPKYYSLKTSDGANMNQVATHNGEGAIFVSYSNECFLKETGHDCKYCNINYTHDTYGEEHGVSWKYPRQIGETAAVAYQEGAKHITISGGFIPERREIDYYFDVAEAIQEHTGLEDFNGTAVIGAPLDLSILERYKDAGYRTIAMNLEIWDKNIFNSVCPGKVIHCGGWDHWVKALERAAVVFGHGRVRSNFVGGMETKKSTLEGVKYLASQGVIAYAGAWIPNLGSEYEGHRSPLPEWHLDVAYKIVDIFRGAGFTYEQLYDSSASADGLWNDIYKIEEERLPVFKGEPSVV
- a CDS encoding SpoVR family protein, encoding MIDQEAEQLEQAAERLTELALEHGLDFFPMRYQVCPAEVLYSIGAYGMPTRFAHWSFGKAYQRMKTEYDHGLSKIYELVINSDPCYAFLLDSNTLLQNKLIVAHVLGHSDFFKNNAMFAGTDRQMVERMAVFADRIERFSHEYGSDEVEAFLDAGIAIQEHVDPFVRFGRAEGFREADGGVKDVIGYIAGHSRYLEEWQREILYMLRAEMLYFWPQMETKIMNEGWASYWHLKLVRELDLSDSEIVEFAKMNAGVIQPSPGRINPYYLGLMMLRHIEKKEGLKALFEIRETESDVSFIRNYLTKELAEEMDLFVFKQEERVYKVTAKDVAEIKDNLIRSRTNGGFPYLTVKDDDLHGRGELLLDNRYEGLELDRKYVERTLPLVHRLWGRNVHLRTIVDGQEKTYMYDGKQLAG
- a CDS encoding YeaH/YhbH family protein, translated to MDKRLFVIARDDWSLHRKGEIDQERHKRKVKEAIRENLADLVSEESIIMPQGDKVIKVPIRSLDEPKFRYNTQDKPQVGQGQGGTQVGDIIGKAGDGEAAGPGKGREAGDQPGADYYEAELTIDELAELVFEDLKLPKLKPKAAPDLTVEDVRFEDVRKQGMISNVDKKRTLFEAIKRQALSGGLPGAAGAAAWSESTADYGGYDADAMGGAAGAVPAPGTNDLAGTAARLGLTLGLHSAESAGYIPDSGASVPVLGPIIGDDLRFKTWEDIRKPQSSAVVLAMMDTSGSMGSFEKYVARSFFFWMVRFLRTKYENVQIRFLSHCTEAKEVDEDSFFRKGESGGTKCSSVYELAHTILDADYPPGQFNAYAFHFSDGDNLDSDNPATVKLAGDLLEKVNMLGYGEIRQHIYGSKRLWESLASLNSPAFVQAVLKEKEDVFKTLKAFFGDEVAAS
- a CDS encoding PrkA family serine protein kinase, which gives rise to MTFLEKLLTYRDKENDLFWEGSFLDYLQLVRENPRIAGTAHELVYRMIEAAGITELGDGRREYAFFSGTLFGLEDAVQLLVEEYFRPSAQRLDVRKRLLLLMGPVSGGKSTLVTLLKNGLESFTRTPEGALYAIKGCPMQEEPLHLIPRELREEFRKEYGVHIEGDLCPVCRMRLESEYGGRIEDMPVMRVLFSESDRTGIGTFAPSDPKSQDIADLTGSIDFSTITRYGSESDPRAYRFDGELNKANRGLMEFQEILKCDEKFLWNLLSLTQEGNFKAGRFALISADELIIAHTNETEYRAFISNKKNEALHSRMIVMRIPYNLKASQEERIYRKLVDASGLNNQVHLAPGALFAASVFTVMSRLKEPRKPGIDLVKKMYLYDGVEVDGVKKGDVDELRREHPDEGMSGVDPRYVINRISSALIKGGKSCINALDVLRSLKEGLDQHPSISKEERERLMNLITQARKEYDHKAKTEVQRAFVYSFEESAHTMLNNYLDNVEAYCSGHKIKDPITSEEHDPDEKLMRSIEEQIGVTENQKRAFREEILIKISSFARRGRQFEYTSHEPLKDAIEKKLFADLKDVIKITTSTINPDESQLKRMNEVSRRLIDHHGYCATCANELMKYVGSLLNR
- the modD gene encoding ModD protein, which gives rise to MIYISDEAIDRMIGEDVPYVDLTTWALDIGEKPGTIEYFSREAAVLCGTEEVLRMFAKLGVTPVFSLPSGTKVEPGQIYLSGKGTARSLHMAWKVTQNLLECCSGIATKTRRIVDKVKSVNPNVSVVSTRKSFPGTKAMSVKAILCGGAAPHRLGLSETVLVFKEHASFCGGPDAFVERISELKSKVPEKKLVVETDSIEYGLRLCRAGVDCLQFDKLPPDVLLAGSAELRAANPNVVLLAAGGIDEHNAEAYAASGVDVLVTTSLFFAKPLDMSVRLLPDGE